Below is a genomic region from Bradyrhizobium sp. 1(2017).
TTACGTGCAGCGGATCTACAATCAGGTCAAGGATAAGCCGCTGGCAATTATTGAGCACTCCATTCAACAAGAGACCCATGGCGGCGCTGTGACCGTAAGCGGCCAGCCGATCGAGGTTCTCTGGACCGGAAATCATGACCGGCCTCATTATGACAGATTGGCCGGGAAATGACGCGATGATCAGTTGGACCGCCCGCCCTCGTGATGCGCGTGCATCCGATCGACCCCATCCTATCTTCATTCTTCAGAACCAGCTCGGTTTCGGAGCAAGCCATCATGGATACAGCCAAGCCATCGCGTGTTCTCTACACCAAACCCTCCATTACCGAGCTGGAAGTTCGATACGCTACGGACGCCGCCGCAAATGGCTGGGGCGAGCGCTGCTATGACTACATCAATCGCTTCGAAGCCGCGTTCAAGGCCCACCTTGGCACATCGTATGCGATTGCCACGTCCAGCTGCACCGGAGCGCTTCACATGGGAATGGCGGCGCTTGGGATTGGTCCCGGCGACGAAGTCATCATGGCCGATACCAACTGGATCGCCTCAGCCGCACCGATCACGCACCTCGGTGCCAAGCCGGTATTTGTCGACATCCGGCCGGACAGCTGGTGCATCGATCCCGATCTGGTAGAGGCTGCGGTTACGCCGCGGACGAAAGCTATCCTGGCCGTCCATATTTACGGCAACCTGTGCGACATGGACCGCCTCCTCGCGATTGGCGAGAAACATGCCATTCCCGTGATCGAGGACGCAGCGGAAGCGATCGGTTCATTGTATTTCGGCAAACGTGCGGGCAGCATGGGGGCGTTCGGAGCCTTCTCCTTTCACGGTACGAAGACGGTCACCACCGGTGAGGGTGGCATGTTCGTGACGAACGACGGCGCGCTTTACGAGCGGGTGCTGACGCTCTCAAACCACGGCAGATCGCGCACGCAAACCAAACAGTTTTGGCCCGACATCGTCGGATTCAAGTACAAGATGTCAAACGTTCAGGCCGCCATGGGCTGTGCCCAGATGGAGCGCATTGCCGAGTTGACCGGTCGCAAGCAACAGATCTTCCACTATTACCGGGACCGCCTGCAAGATTTGCCCGGTGTGCGGATGAATCCGGAGCCGACCAACATCATCAATGGCGCCTGGATGCCTACCGTCGTGTTCGACGCGTCAAGCGGAGTCACACGTGAAAAGCTTGTTGCGGCGTTTGCAGCGAACAACATCGACGCCCGCGTCTTTTTCTACCCGCTATCGGGCCTCTCGATGTTCGAGGAAGTGCCAGACAACAGGCATGCGCACGACGTCCCCGGCCGTGCGATCAATCTGCCGAGCTATCATGACATGACGCGAGAGGACCAGGATCGCGTGATTTCGGTGGTGCGCGCAATGTTGCGGGAGGAGTGAGACGTTGATCAAACTCTTGCTGTTTGCGGACGGCCATGTCGGCTCTGAAGTCGCCCGCTGGCTGATCGCCCATTATAGGAGCGATATCGCGCTGGTGGTCACCACCGCCGACAACGATATCGCTGCAAGTGCCCGCAATGCCGAGCTGCGCACGCTGGTGTTCGAGTCTTCCGAGCAGATCTTGCGCTTTGCCGCAAGTGAAGGGCTCTCCTTCGATCTCGGTCTGCTGGCGTGGTGGCCGAAAATCATCCGGCAGCCGCTGCTCTCGCTGCCACGGCGCGGCTTTATCAACACCCACCCAAGTCTGCTGCCTTACGGCAGGGGCAAGCACTACAATTTCTGGTCGATCCTCGATCGCGTGCCCTTTGGCGTCAGCCTCCACATGGTCGACGAAGGGGTAGACAGCGGCGATATCGTCGCGCAGCTCGAAATTCCCTACGACTGGGAAGATACCGGCGGATCGCTGTACCGCAAGGGGATTGATGCAATGCTGATGCTGGTCCAAGAAACCTATCCCCGGCTGCGCAACGTGAATTTCGAGACTCGGCCGCAGAACCTCGCGATCGGCACGTTCCATCGCGCATCCGAGCTGGAACCGGCGAGCTCGATCGTCTTGGACCAGACCTGCGAGGTGCGCGATCTGCTGAACCGGCTTCGCGCCCGTACGTTTCCAGGCTATCCCGCGTGCACTTTCACGGACGGAGACGATGTTTATGAAGTCCGTGTCGACATCAAAAGGAAATCGCGATGAGCGAGCACGAGAAATTCAAGCGAGAATGCGCCGATGAGATCACCAGCATGGGCAATGATCACGAGCTCGCCGCGGCCACGAGGTCGTGGATGGACCGCGCCAATCGCGCAAAATATTCGTACCATTTCGAATGGATGGGACGTCCCGTCATCCAATATCCGCAGGACGTCCTCGCCCTTCAGGAAATCATCTGGTCGGTCAAGCCGGATCTCGTTATCGAAACCGGCATCGCCCATGGCGGTTCGCTCATTTTATCAGCGTCGATATTGGAGCTGAACGCGATTTCGGGCGGACCGCAAGACGCGCACGTGTTGGGTATAGACATCGACATCCGCGCGCACAATCGTGCAGCGATCGAAGCCCATCCGTTGGCACGACGCATTTCCACGATCGAGGGCTCAAGCGTAGCGCCCGAAGTGATTTCTGCGGTCAGAGCGAGGGCTGCCGGCAAACGCAGCGTGCTCGTCATACTCGACAGCAACCACACACACGAACACGTGCTTGCCGAGTTGGAGGCCTACGCGGACCTGACGA
It encodes:
- a CDS encoding DegT/DnrJ/EryC1/StrS family aminotransferase, translated to MDTAKPSRVLYTKPSITELEVRYATDAAANGWGERCYDYINRFEAAFKAHLGTSYAIATSSCTGALHMGMAALGIGPGDEVIMADTNWIASAAPITHLGAKPVFVDIRPDSWCIDPDLVEAAVTPRTKAILAVHIYGNLCDMDRLLAIGEKHAIPVIEDAAEAIGSLYFGKRAGSMGAFGAFSFHGTKTVTTGEGGMFVTNDGALYERVLTLSNHGRSRTQTKQFWPDIVGFKYKMSNVQAAMGCAQMERIAELTGRKQQIFHYYRDRLQDLPGVRMNPEPTNIINGAWMPTVVFDASSGVTREKLVAAFAANNIDARVFFYPLSGLSMFEEVPDNRHAHDVPGRAINLPSYHDMTREDQDRVISVVRAMLREE
- a CDS encoding cephalosporin hydroxylase family protein — translated: MSEHEKFKRECADEITSMGNDHELAAATRSWMDRANRAKYSYHFEWMGRPVIQYPQDVLALQEIIWSVKPDLVIETGIAHGGSLILSASILELNAISGGPQDAHVLGIDIDIRAHNRAAIEAHPLARRISTIEGSSVAPEVISAVRARAAGKRSVLVILDSNHTHEHVLAELEAYADLTTVGSYCIVFDTVIEDMPEDAFIDRPWGRGNNAKTAAWDFLKRHPEFEIDKSIQNKLLITVAPDGYLKRIR
- a CDS encoding formyltransferase family protein, with the translated sequence MIKLLLFADGHVGSEVARWLIAHYRSDIALVVTTADNDIAASARNAELRTLVFESSEQILRFAASEGLSFDLGLLAWWPKIIRQPLLSLPRRGFINTHPSLLPYGRGKHYNFWSILDRVPFGVSLHMVDEGVDSGDIVAQLEIPYDWEDTGGSLYRKGIDAMLMLVQETYPRLRNVNFETRPQNLAIGTFHRASELEPASSIVLDQTCEVRDLLNRLRARTFPGYPACTFTDGDDVYEVRVDIKRKSR